A region of Mycolicibacterium brumae DNA encodes the following proteins:
- a CDS encoding DUF3631 domain-containing protein: MVAAVGKDMADHVAAGHGPDELVPATPDAGGADLLDAIATFLARFVVYPTGHALTAHVLWIVHAWLMDYWESTPRIAFLSPEPGSGKSRGLEVTEPLVPRPVHAVNTSPAYLFRKVSDPEGCPTILYDEVDTVFGPRAKDNEDIRGMLNAGHRKGAMAGRCVMRGKVVETEELPAYCAVMLAGLDDLPDTIMTRSVVVRMRRRAPGEHVEPWRPRVNHPEAHRLRERLAAWSVSDAVTERMAGDFWPEIPTQVVDRDADVWEALLAVADLAGGGWPKRAREAAVALVAASKERAPSIGVLLLRDIRTVFTTAKVDQLTTEQLLSGLNGMDEAPWPTIRRGEPLDSRGLAQRLNKYGIGSKLHAGVRGVRGYTAAQFADAWSRYVPDVSATSATSAPSAPGSGAGGADVADKSQATPATPNHCGCGVELVRAESIARGCCAECAASGGAA, from the coding sequence ATGGTCGCGGCAGTTGGCAAGGACATGGCTGACCATGTGGCGGCCGGGCACGGCCCCGACGAGCTGGTGCCCGCCACCCCCGACGCTGGCGGGGCCGACCTGCTCGACGCCATCGCAACGTTCCTGGCCCGGTTCGTCGTCTATCCCACCGGGCACGCGCTGACCGCGCATGTGCTGTGGATCGTGCACGCATGGCTGATGGACTACTGGGAGTCGACGCCGCGGATCGCGTTCCTGTCGCCGGAACCCGGGTCGGGGAAGTCCCGCGGCCTGGAGGTCACCGAGCCGTTGGTGCCGCGGCCGGTGCACGCGGTGAACACGAGCCCGGCTTACCTTTTCCGCAAGGTGTCCGATCCTGAAGGGTGCCCGACGATTCTCTACGACGAGGTCGACACGGTGTTCGGGCCGCGGGCCAAGGACAACGAGGACATTCGCGGCATGTTGAACGCCGGGCACCGCAAGGGCGCGATGGCCGGTCGGTGCGTGATGCGCGGCAAGGTTGTCGAGACCGAAGAACTGCCGGCCTACTGCGCGGTGATGCTGGCCGGATTGGACGACCTGCCCGACACGATCATGACCCGCTCGGTGGTGGTGCGGATGCGCCGCCGAGCGCCCGGTGAGCACGTCGAACCGTGGCGGCCTCGGGTCAACCACCCGGAGGCGCATCGGCTGCGCGAACGCCTGGCCGCCTGGTCAGTGTCCGACGCCGTCACCGAGCGGATGGCTGGCGACTTCTGGCCGGAGATCCCCACACAAGTTGTAGACCGTGACGCCGACGTGTGGGAAGCACTGCTGGCGGTCGCGGACCTGGCTGGCGGTGGCTGGCCCAAGCGTGCGCGAGAAGCGGCTGTAGCGCTTGTAGCGGCATCGAAGGAACGCGCCCCCAGTATCGGCGTGCTACTGCTGCGCGACATCCGAACCGTGTTCACCACGGCCAAGGTCGACCAGCTCACCACCGAACAACTGCTCTCTGGGCTGAACGGGATGGATGAGGCACCCTGGCCGACCATCCGGCGCGGCGAACCGCTCGACAGTCGCGGCCTGGCGCAGCGGCTCAATAAGTACGGCATCGGATCCAAGCTCCACGCCGGGGTCCGTGGTGTCCGTGGTTACACCGCCGCGCAGTTCGCCGATGCGTGGTCGCGGTACGTCCCTGACGTATCCGCTACATCCGCTACATCCGCGCCATCGGCCCCGGGTTCTGGAGCGGGTGGAGCGGATGTAGCGGATAAATCCCAAGCCACCCCCGCAACGCCGAACCACTGCGGTTGTGGCGTCGAACTGGTGCGCGCCGAGTCCATCGCCCGCGGCTGCTGCGCCGAGTGCGCGGCGTCAGGTGGTGCCGCGTGA